One part of the Girardinichthys multiradiatus isolate DD_20200921_A chromosome 10, DD_fGirMul_XY1, whole genome shotgun sequence genome encodes these proteins:
- the sec31b gene encoding protein transport protein Sec31A, translated as MRLKEIQRTAHQAWSPAGHHPIYLALGTSAQQLDASFNTTAAIEIFEMDFADPSLEMQLKGSLPTTNRLHSIVWVNFGAGEDGTGGRLVGGSENGTLTVYNPEAIISSGAEAVVGQSDKHTGPVRALDFNPFQNNLLASGANDSEIYIWDLNNFSSPMTPGAKTQPVEDISVVSWNRQVQHIMASATPSGKAVVWDLRKNEPIIKISDHSNRMHCSGLLWHPDVATQLVLASEDDRLPVIQMWDLRFATSPLKVLENHKRGILSISWSQADSELLLSSAKDNRILCWNPNTGEVIYELPTTNQWCFDVQWCPRNPALLSTASFDGRITVYSVMGGNLKAQQQSTADMISSSFDTMDPFGTGQVLPPLQVPQPSVQDTIIPPLKKPPKWVRRLVGASFGFGGKLITFENPKLPPVQSPQPVPRQVFVSQVTTETEFLQRSRELQVALQSGSFNNYCQAKIQNSKSDAEQDIWKFLLVNFEDEARIKFLKLLGFSKDDLERKISKCLGKNFQSNGHGVDAKDLAEKMQRLTTERSDEAAADVRTSGSISPADLFSHTPKDNSTFQIPVSCDTDGLISQALLVGNFEGAVDLCLNDGRYAEAILLSISGGEDLLKKTQQKYLSKQKNSISMLIASVVTQNWRDIVENCELDNWKEALAALLTYAHPEDFASFCDTLGNRLEREGTEKRCLQACLCYICSGNIEKLVECWALHRDCSSPLGLEDLVEKVMMLRKSIERLRNSEVAVQSPILAEKLTCYAGILAAEGSLATAMTYLPDNSDQPGISMLRDRLHHAQGEAAARQQAPNSFSRVGVPTANPMPAAKAPIMSPYQPSAPPQGTSQQQPAMPSLFTPQVPPPNPGPGLPSSTHVHPPSSTRPVVRPSYPQHPATAPAFPHQPFQPQPISTGGPFSPTGPPMSTASLSRPPLPPSSSTPGGLPPTPSPGVPPIGFVPSTSLPSGMMPPSSQPGAPGPMYPGSFHNQGPASSMAPGPYAPIGAGYPQGGPGAPAPKPFQAPVVAPPPTGPQEGWNDPPTVRGGPRKKKVADNYTPPAPITAPVMGFPVEAPQPHNHTQVSPGAPQEPSVQLLQQLPAERVEQKEIPAEHVVLKTTFDSLVQRCQLAAGDPQTKRKLEDAGKRLGHLYDKLREQSLSHNILSGLHEISRCVASQNYQRGLEIHTQVVSSSNFSEISAFMPILKVLMTIGNKLGV; from the exons ATGAGGCTGAAGGAAATTCAGAGGACTGCCCACCAAGCGTGGAGTCCTGCTGGACACCATCCTATCTACCTAGCCTTAGGAACATCAGCACAACAGCTTGATGCTTCTTTCAACACCACAGCTGCCATAGAGATATTTGAGATGGATTTTGCTGACCCATCTCTGGAGATGCAGCTGAAAGGTTCATTACCTACCACAAACAG GTTGCACAGTATTGTATGGGTAAATTTTGGAGCGGGCGAAGATGGAACTGGAGGGAGACTTGTTGGTGGAAGCGAAAATGGCACATTGACTGTATATAACCCAGAGGCTATAATAAGTTCTGGAGCAGAGGCAGTAGTTGGGCAGTCTGACAAACACACAGGACCAGTCCGTGCACTTGATTTCAACCCGTTTCAG AATAATCTTCTTGCATCTGGAGCTAATGACTCAGAGATATACATCTGGGATCTAAATAACTTCAGCAGTCCTATGACTCCAGGAGCAAAAACACAG CCTGTTGAAGACATCAGTGTTGTGTCCTGGAACAGGCAGGTTCAGCACATCATGGCTTCTGCTACCCCCAGTGGGAAAGCGGTTGTGTGGGACCTGAGAAAGAATGAACCCATCATAAAAATCAGTGATCACAGCAACAGG ATGCACTGTTCAGGATTGCTCTGGCACCCTGATGTGGCCACCCAGTTGGTGTTGGCTTCAGAAGATGACCGACTGCCAGTCATCCAGATGTGGGACCTTCGTTTTGCCACATCACCCCTTAAAGTGCTGGAAAACCACAAACG AGGAATTCTGTCCATTTCTTGGAGCCAGGCTGATTCTGAGCTCCTCTTGAGTAGTGCTAAAGACAACAGGATCCTCTGCTGGAATCCAAACACTGGAGAG gtAATTTATGAGCTTCCAACAACAAACCAGTGGTGCTTTGATGTCCAGTGGTGCCCCAGGAATCCAGCCCTTCTTTCAACAGCATCGTTTGATGGGAGAATCACGGTTTACTCTGTGATGGGAGGGAACTTGAAGGCTCAGCAGCAAAGCACAGCTGATATG ATATCCTCTTCATTTGACACAATGGATCCCTTTGGTACAGGGCAAGTGCTGCCTCCTCTACAAGTTCCTCAACCCAGTGTGCAGGACACCATCATCCCTCCCCTAAAGAAGCCACCTAAATGGGTGCGCAGGCTAGTCGGAGCTTCCTTTGGT tTTGGTGGAAAGTTGATAACCTTTGAGAATCCAAAGCTACCTCCGGTGCAGAGCCCCCAGCCTGTCCCCAGACAAGTCTTTGTGAGCCAGGTTACCACGGAGACAGAATTCCTCCAGCGCTCCAGGGAGCTTCAGGTGGCGCTGCAGTCAGGTTCATTCAACAACTACTGCCAGGCCAAGATTCAGAACTCCAAGTCAGATGCGGAACAGGACATATGGAAGTTCCTTCTG gtcaacttTGAGGATGAGGCTCGCATTAAATTCCTTAAACTTTTGGGTTTCAGCAAAGATGATTTGGAGAGAAAG ATTTCAAAATGTCTTGGGAAGAATTTTCAATCCAACGGCCATGGAGTTGATGCCAAAGATCTCGCAGAGAAGATGCAGCGTCTCACAACTGAG aggtCAGATGAAGCTGCAGCTGATGTTAGAACCTCAGGCTCCATTTCACCAGCAGACTTATTTAGTCATACTCCAAAGGACAATTCCACCTTCCAAATCCCTGTGTcgtgtg ACACTGACGGTTTGATAAGCCAGGCGCTGCTGGTTGGTAACTTTGAGGGAGCCGTGGATTTGTGTCTAAATGACGGTCGTTATGCTGAAGCCATTTTGCTATCCATCAGCGGTGGAGAGGATCTTCTTAAGAAGACGCAGCAGAAATACCTCAGCAAGCAAAAGAACAGCATATCAATG CTTATAGCATCAGTGGTGACCCAGAACTGGAGAGACATAGTGGAGAACTGTGAGCTGGACAACTGGAAGGAAGCTCTTGCTGCTCTACTGACTTACGCTCACCCTGAAGACTTTGCAAGTTTTTGTG ATACCTTGGGAAACCGGTTAGAGCGCGAGGGCACGGAAAAGCGCTGCCTGCAAGCCTGTTTGTGTTACATCTGCTCAGGAAACATTGAAAAGCTAGTGGAGTGTTGGGCCTTGCACAGAGACTGCTCTTCCCCTCTTGGGCTAGAG gATCTAGTTGAAAAAGTAATGATGCTACGAAAGTCAATTGAGCGCCTCCGCAACAGCGAGGTGGCAGTGCAGAGCCCTATCCTGGCTGAGAAGCTAACCTGCTACGCTGGCATACTGGCTGCAGAGGGCAGCTTAGCCACTGCCATGACATATCTGCCAGACAACTCAGACCAA CCTGGGATCAGTATGCTAAGAGACCGGCTGCACCATGCTCAGGGAGAGGCTGCTGCCCGACAGCAGGCTCCAAACTCCTTCAGCAGGGTCGGCGTGCCAACAGCTAATCCCATGCCTGCAGCAAAAGCACCAATCATG AGTCCGTACCAGCCATCTGCTCCACCCCAGGGGACTTCTCAACAGCAACCTGCAATGCCATCACTTTTTACTCCTCAAGTCCCTCCACCCAACCCAGGCCCGGGTCTGCCATCCTCCACTCATGTACATCCGCCCAGTTCCACCCGCCCAGTTGTAAGACCTTCCTATCCGCAGCATCCTGCTACAGCTCCAG CTTTCCCTCATCAGCCATTCCAGCCTCAGCCCATTTCCACTGGTGGACCTTTCTCTCCCACAGGCCCTCCCATGTCAACTGCAAGCTTATCAAGGCCTCCACTACCACCTTCATCCTCCACCCCTGGAGGCCTGCCCCCCACTCCAAGCCCTGGGGTGCCCCCAATAGGCTTTGTGCCGTCTACCTCTTTACCCTCAGGCATGATGCCGCCCAGTTCGCAACCAGGGGCCCCAGGTCCTATGTACCCAGGCAGCTTCCACAACCAAGGCCCAGCATCCTCCATGGCACCTGGTCCCTATGCTCCTATTGGAGCTGGATATCCCCAAGGAGGTCCTGGAGCTCCTGCACCAAAGCCCTTCCAGGCCCCTGTTGTTGCTCCTCCTCCTACAG GACCACAAGAAGGCTGGAATGACCCACCAACGGTACGTGGTGGACCCAGGAAGAAGAag GTCGCTGACAACTACACTCCACCAGCCCCCATCACTGCTCCTGTGATGGGTTTCCCAGTGGAGGCCCCACAGCCCCACAACCACACCCAAGTCTCACCCGGAGCTCCTCAGGAGCCCAGTGTACAG CTCCTCCAGCAGCTGCCAGCGGAGAGAGTAGAACAGAAAGAAATCCCAGCGGAGCACGTGGTCCTCAAAACCACCTTTGATAGCTTGGTGCAGCGCTGCCAGCTCGCAGCAGGAGATCCT CAAACAAAAAGGAAGCTTGAAGATGCAGGAAAGCGTTTGGGACACCTGTATGATAAGCTGAGAGAGCAGTCG CTCTCTCACAACATCCTGAGTGGACTCCACGAGATCAGCCGGTGCGTGGCGAGCCAGAACTACCAGCGGGGCCTGGAGATCCATACTCAAGTTGTCAGCAGCAGCAACTTCAGCGAGATTTCTGCCTTCATGCCCATCCTCAAAGTGCTCATGACCATTGGCAACAAGCTAGGCGTCTAA